The genomic region TCAATTCAGAGTTTGTTCCACTAGCTTCACCAGAATTTGAGGCTGGACCCCCAAGCGAAGAATCAATTGAACTCGCCAGAGTTGTTGATAGGGGTATACGTGAATCCCAAGCAATCGACCTCGAAAAACTTTGTTTAATCCCGGGGAAGAAAGTTTATGTTATATTTATTGACATTTATGTTCTTAATCATGATGGAAACTTAATAGATGCTTCGGCTCTAGCATCTTTAGCCGCCTTACTAAACACTAGAGTACCGATACATATCGTTGAGAATGGCGAAGTTAAAAGAGGGGATGGATACATGCCATTACCTATAAAAAACTATCCGATAGCCATAACATTTGCAAATATAAGTGATAAGTTAGTTATTGACCCATGGCTTGAAGAGGAAGAAGTTATGAATGCACGATTAACAATAA from Candidatus Bathyarchaeia archaeon harbors:
- the rrp42 gene encoding exosome complex protein Rrp42, translating into MSSIMVSRIRQKQIYQMIASGRRLDGRGLTDYRPIKIEIGLIEKAEGSARVLLGKTEVIAGVKVEIGEPFPDRPNEGVLTVNSEFVPLASPEFEAGPPSEESIELARVVDRGIRESQAIDLEKLCLIPGKKVYVIFIDIYVLNHDGNLIDASALASLAALLNTRVPIHIVENGEVKRGDGYMPLPIKNYPIAITFANISDKLVIDPWLEEEEVMNARLTITFDKDGKICAIQKGGQGALTPKQIMEAALIAKDKSEELRKLVVKY